The sequence CGATTTTCAGGGGCGAGGATGGCCAAACCTTGGTCGGCGACCTGATCGACGGCGAAGGATTCATCCGCGCATTCGATCGCACCTGCGGCAGCACGCAATTCAATTGGCCGAACGCCAGGGCCTTGGTGGTCGGCAGCGGCGGCGTCGGCTGCGCGGTAGCGGCAGCGTTGGCGGCACGCGGCATCGGCCATGTTGCCATTTACGACACGCGTATCGAGCAAGCCGAAGGGTTACGCCAGCGCCTGCAAAAAATCTTTTCGAAGACTGAGGTGAGCATCGGCAAGCCAAGCGCCGAAGGATACGACCTGGTCGTCAATTCGACTCCGCTCGGCATGAGCCAGGACGATCCGCTGCCGCTTGACTTGAACGGCGTCAAGGCGTCCTGCATCGTCGCCGACTGCGGCATGAAGATCGAAATGACCCGCTTGCTGGTGGAAGCGCAGCGGCTGGGCTGCCGCATCCAGAAGGGCCGCGAAATGATGATCGAGCAGGCGCCGCTGTATCTCGAACTGTTTGGCTGGCCGGGTGTGTCGTCCGATGCATTCCGTGCGCTGGAGGCAATATGAACCTGAGCAACTTTGGCATGGACAGCATCACCCTGGCCGGCCCGCTGGAATCGAAACTGAGCGCTTCCAAAGCTGCCGGATTTTCGCAGATCATGCTGTGGGCCAAAGACCTGGCCGGCCATCCTGGCGGCCTGGAGCAGGCTGTGCGGCTGGTCAAGGCAAGCGGGATACGCGTAACCGGCATCCAGGTCATGCGCGATTTCGAGGGTTTGTCGGGCGCCTTGCACGAATACAAGCTCGACATTGCCAAGAACATGCTGCAAGTGTGCAAGGCAGTTGGCGCGCCGTTGCTGATGGTGTGTTCCAGCACATCTAGCCACGCCAGCGGCGATATGCCCGTGATCGCGCATCATCTCGCCAAACTGGCGACCCTGGCGGTGCCGCTTGGGGTGCGCGTCGGTTACGAAGCATTGTCCTGGGGCCGTCACGTCAACCATTACACGGAGTCGTGGGAAGCGGTGGAAATGGCCGACCACGCCAACCTGGGTGTCGTGATCGATTCGTTCCACATACTCGCCAACCAGGCTGATCTGGACGGCCTGGAAGACATCCCAAGCCACAAGATCGCGATGGTGCAACTGTCCGATTTCATGTGGCGCGATATCCGCAGCGCGGAAGAACGGTTGGAAACGGCGCGCCATCTGCGCGTGTTTCCAGGCGAGGGCGCGCATTCGAAGGAATTGTCCGATCTGCTGCGGCGTCTGGATCGGGGCGGCTATCGAGGCGATTACAGCTTCGAAGTCTTCAACGACGATTACCTGCAACTGTCGCCGGACATTGTCGCGCGCCGCGCGCACCGCGCCGCCAAATGGGTCACCGATCAGGTCCTGAGGCGCAGCTTGCAGGTGCGTCAACCGACGGCGGGGCATCCGACGATGGCATAGACGCCAGACATTCATGAAAGCAGCTGCCAATAACAAAAACAATGCAGCGCCATAAAGCTAAAAAATCAGGAGACAGCATGACCCCGCACCCAAAATCCGTTCTGGTTCTGAACGGACCTAATCTCAACCTGCTCGGCCGCCGCGAACCGGCCGTATACGGCGCGCAGACACTGGCCGATGTCGAAGCCATATGCCGCGATGCCTGCCGGACGCATGGCTTCACGCTCGATTTCCGCCAGTCCAATCATGAAGGCGTGCTGATCGACTGGATCCACGAAGCGGGCGCCGCTCAGGCTGCCGGCACGCTGGCAGGCGTAGTGTGCAATGCCGGCGCGTACTCCCACACCTCGGCAGCACTACATGACGCAATCAAGGGCGCCGCCGTACACCTCATCGAATTACATATCTCGAACGTCCATGCGCGCGAAGCGTTCCGCCAGCACTCATGGCTGTCGCCGGTAGCGCAGGGAGTGCTGGCCGGCTTCGGCGTCAACGGCTATGCATTGGCGATTGCCGCACTGGCGATGCGGCCGGCGGCATCAAAGCAGTAAGTAATACGGAGGCCCCTCGCTTCGTGCTCCCGAGGGGGAAACCGCTGCACGCGTCTTGCAGTGCATCGGAAGATCAAACATAAAAATAAATCATACGGAGATGTCATGAAGAGAAAGTTAGTCGTTGCCGGCTGCCTCGCCGGTTGTTCCGCGG comes from Collimonas pratensis and encodes:
- a CDS encoding shikimate dehydrogenase family protein gives rise to the protein MLEISGATRIFPVIGWPVEQVKAPALFNAYFKRHDIDARVIPLKIAPASYCAAVRLLMAAENVGGILVSIPHKPMSVAAVDQPTSRAVLAGACNAIFRGEDGQTLVGDLIDGEGFIRAFDRTCGSTQFNWPNARALVVGSGGVGCAVAAALAARGIGHVAIYDTRIEQAEGLRQRLQKIFSKTEVSIGKPSAEGYDLVVNSTPLGMSQDDPLPLDLNGVKASCIVADCGMKIEMTRLLVEAQRLGCRIQKGREMMIEQAPLYLELFGWPGVSSDAFRALEAI
- a CDS encoding sugar phosphate isomerase/epimerase family protein, encoding MNLSNFGMDSITLAGPLESKLSASKAAGFSQIMLWAKDLAGHPGGLEQAVRLVKASGIRVTGIQVMRDFEGLSGALHEYKLDIAKNMLQVCKAVGAPLLMVCSSTSSHASGDMPVIAHHLAKLATLAVPLGVRVGYEALSWGRHVNHYTESWEAVEMADHANLGVVIDSFHILANQADLDGLEDIPSHKIAMVQLSDFMWRDIRSAEERLETARHLRVFPGEGAHSKELSDLLRRLDRGGYRGDYSFEVFNDDYLQLSPDIVARRAHRAAKWVTDQVLRRSLQVRQPTAGHPTMA
- the aroQ gene encoding type II 3-dehydroquinate dehydratase, giving the protein MTPHPKSVLVLNGPNLNLLGRREPAVYGAQTLADVEAICRDACRTHGFTLDFRQSNHEGVLIDWIHEAGAAQAAGTLAGVVCNAGAYSHTSAALHDAIKGAAVHLIELHISNVHAREAFRQHSWLSPVAQGVLAGFGVNGYALAIAALAMRPAASKQ